In the genome of Candoia aspera isolate rCanAsp1 chromosome 4, rCanAsp1.hap2, whole genome shotgun sequence, the window GTCAACGCCAACtagatggcacatagtcaattaCTCAATCACTATGATTTCTTTCCAGTCATGTGGTTAACAACTTCCTTTGCTCACCGCATTGTAAAACTGGGCAACTTTTGAAGATCACAGAAAACCATACTTTTCAAAGCCATCTCCAGGCTACGGATCTACCAGTTTACGTACCTCTGCTTTATAGCTACTAAAACCCCAAAGTTTTAAAGCCCATTACAGAGAGAACAGGACTGGAAATGTGATTTTCTCTGTACGATGTCAATTGCTGGATCACCAGGTTTGTCGTAACTACGGTGGATGGGttacagcagtgttcctcaacctgagcaactcgaagctgtgtggacttcaactcccagaattcccccagccagcatggggaattgagTGCCTGACAGTTGCCTGCTTCACAAATCTGTTAATGTTTCCTGCTTTATCAAACTCtgttggggagggaagggggccAGAACAACCAGGAGCAAAGATATCGAGGATTCTGGAATACTAGTACTTCATTATTATGGTGCTGGTTCCTCCCCCACCTCCACACTCTGCAAGTCCTTCTTTCTACTTGGGACTATCTGTAGAGCAGTTAATTATCAAACTACCATCCTTTCCTAGTTCTTGCTTATGTCCACCAAGCATTATGGTGCCATACCATTTTGCTGACCTCAAAACCTTTTAATCACCACAAACACGAAACTGTCGTTCAGatcttctttgttgttgttaaaaaaaaatacaatacaccCTCCACAGAAGCACCCACTCAGTCTCTCAGGCCGATTCCTTATCAACCGAAAGCAGCGCCAAGCATTGGCACTGATCTTCCAGAATCCCTCGGAAGACTTCATAGCGGTGGTTGAGGTCCCTCCGGCTGTGGATGTGGTGTGCTGTGCCCAGGGCCCCATGAGGGGACGGTGTTCCATAGAACACCCGCTGGATGCGGGAGTGCACCAGCGCCATGGCACACATCACGCACGGTTCCCGGGTTAAGTACATGTCGAACCCAGTGCAGATGTATGGAAGGCCATccccaagaggaggaggaggaggatgggaacTGAGGTCCACGTGAAGAAAAGTGCAAGCAGGATAATCTTTGTAACTATAAGCTCCCCCTCCATGGCTGTGGGCCACAAGGTCAACGCAGACCATTGCAGCATGGAGAAGCGGGTTAGAGCCGTCTCTACAGTCGTGTCCGACGGCtagaactcggccagtggctggGTCCACCACTGCAGCTCCTACGGGCTCCATGCCCTGCCTTGATCCCTGCCGGGCTGCCTGGATGGCCAACTCCATGTGATTTTGCATGGTGGCCTTTTCCAGGGGAGAAAAAAGACAGCCCTTCAGAGCTTGGCTGATCCGCTTGTTCTCATGGAAGGAGACAGGCCAGTGCAACACAGCTTCCTCGTACTGGGGACGAGTCAAAGGCGCACAGGCCGGCACTTGGGCCAAGAAAGGTTTCCCCAAACCACACAGGTCTACTTGGCCACCGGGAAAGAGCTCAGTGAGAGACTGCAAGCCAGCCTGCTCTCCATTGAGGCTTGCAAGGCACAAGATAATCTCCAGCGGGTGGGGGCTGCCTGCAGAGAGACTGGCACGGATACGTTTCAAATGAGGGTAGTCACTCAACGGGTAGATAGCAGAGACCTCTTTCACCAGGCGACACGTCTCTTTCTTATCCAGGACAGGGGCCGCATAGACCGGCATTAGCCTGACTCCCTGAGATTCCCGCTCTGAAAGAACAGGCCGCACCTGCCAGGAGGAGGCACCACTGGGCTCCGCTGTCTTCCGTCGCTTGGAATCGGGCTCCATCAGGCATCCTTGTCACATCCTTTGGGAGCGAAAGAAAGAGATGATCCAAAATTAGAGGTATGACAAcaccagagtccccctctttggggggagatgggcagtaatagaaatttgaataataaataaataaaatggttgttAAAGCACTAGTTGGATTGTCCACATGTTTCCTcccatcttctccttcctctaCAAAAGGCAAGGGGTTAAAAATTTTCTAAATACTACACCAGTTTTAAAGAAATAAGGCAACCCTTGAACACACCTCACCGTTTCAAGATGTTAGGACTGCACCAAAGTTCAGATTTCATTCCAGAGTGTGTGGTTGGACACAAATGTAACCAccacttttaattaatttttttattttattttttaatttaaaaccacCAGGTCTTTTTTCCAAGGTCACATGCAAGCTCCAGAGGGCAGCCATGTGATTCCAGGAGAAGATgtaactgctttaaagagttgcagatgaGGGCTACATTCATGCTTTTGCACCCTGTGAaccattttttccaaacttgtTCCAAAACATTTCACAACTTAAACAAAGAACAGAACCCTCATTTTTGCCAGCATTCTAGTAGTGACATGGCTGGCCTTCCAACCCTTGGCTCATTTAACTGACAACTACAGGAACAAGGTTTTTAATTTACACTTCTGAAAAAAGGGGAATTAGGAAATGCCAACCCTAGAAGAGCTGCCtgtcttgttttttttacaaTGCATAAGGTTAAGAACGGTCTCTACCGGCTCCTGCTCAGGTTTTGAATGTATGCCTGGGTTTTCAATGGGAGAGTCTTGAGGAGAGGACTGGAGAGGCACTCTGCACAGGCTCAGGGGCCACATTCTTCATCACGTGCTCTTCCCCGTTCCTCTGTTTCCGCTGGAAATAATAAGACACCCTTAAGAAGTACCATTAATATTATTAGCTGTAATGAAAATAATGCATATGGTAATTTCCCTTCCCCCAGTCTGCAAAAGCCCTTGCACCTATCCCTTCCCCCCATCCAGGGATCCCACTTTCTTGATTGAAAATCTTACCCCGTTTCGGATTCTGCAAGTTTTCCCCGCGAAGAAGCGCCGCCTTCCGACTCTCCGCCGCGCCTGCTCTAGCTCTGATTCGCCAGCGAAGTTCTACGGCTCTCCAAAGAGAGTTCGATGATTGGCTATCAGGCGCCCCCACACATTCCCATCCCACCGCTTTTCTTGACTGCCATTGGGTgcgacgagagagagagagaatggtcaTCCTAGAGTGGCCATCTCTCCACACAGGAGCAATAGAGAGGAGACTAGCGAGGCGGAAAGACCTGTCGCCGATCAGAAAACGGATGCGGAAGTGAGTGGGTTCCGGAGCTGGGACATGGAGTCCGGGCAGCAGCCGGTGTGGCGCAGCCTGGGGCTGCTTGGGCGAGGCGCGGACAGTCCCGGGCTGGGTCCGGGCAACTGTGAGAGGAGGCTGTTGTGGGCCGCTTCGTTGCTGTGCGTCTTGCTGGATCTACAGTTGCCAGGTAACCATAGTAACTGGAGCCCACCTCCATTTCCTTTTTGACCTTAGCAACCGAGCTTCCACCGGCCCCGCCCCTCGTTGCCAAAGTCGTTTCCTGTCAATCTTTTGCTCGAAACGCCCCTCTCCCTTTGTACGCTCCGCCCAATCATTCCTCGAGAGGACCTGCCCTCTTGAAAAAGTGATTGGCTGGCTCCGCCTGTTTTCCCCCATCCCTCTCTCTTGGTCTCTTCGGACGTAGCCTCTCCTATTAAGTCTAAGTATGCTCCTAGTCCTCAGTGTTCTCGTCTTTGTCCCGGTTCCGACGGGAGTGAGTTCAGTGGGCCCGTTCAGCCTATATAACGAGCCACCCAGAGTGACTTTGCAAGGGGAAGAGATCCCTTAGCAACTGATGTAATTGCTAAGAATTATGCGGGAgggaggaatattagtgaggtgCCACCTTCAGGGTCTGCAGAAGAACTTTTTGTATCACCAGCTTGCTATGAATGCATGCGaggacttttaagatgtgtggacttgagctcccagaattccccagccagcatgtgagggcttcaactcccaaaattacccagccagcatgtgaggacttcaactcccaaaattagccagccagcatgtgtggacttccaactcccagaattccccagccagcatgtgaggacttcagctcccaaaattacccagccagcatgtgaggacttcaactcccaaaattagccagccagcatgtgtggacttccaactcccagaattccccagccagcatgtgaggacttcagctcccaaaattacccagccagcatgtgaggacttcaactcccaaaattacccagccagcatgtgaggacttcaactcccaaaattagccagccagcatgtgtggacttcaactcccagaattacccagccagcatgtgaggacttcaactcccagaattccccagccagcatgtgaggacttcagctcccaaaattacccagccagcatgtgaggacttcaactcccaaaattagccagccagcatgtgtggacttccaactcccagaattccccagccagcatgtgaggacttcagctcccaaaattacccagccagcatgtgaggacttcaactcccaaaattagccagccagcatgtgtggacttccaactcccagaattacccagccagcatgtgaggacttcaactcccaaaattacccagccagcatgtgaggacttcagctcccagaattccccagccaacatgtgaggacttcagctcccaaaattacccagccagcatgctggctgggaaattctgggagttgaaatccacacatcttaaagtggctgagtaGGAAACCCTGACCTAGGAGGTCCATGCCCCTCTTTTTCTAATGCTTACCCCAGCTCTTGGTCTCCTGCATGATTTCATCACTTCCAGGTTTGTTGGCTGCTGGGCAAGCTGAGATTGACAACCATCTGGAAATGGGTCGGAAGCTACTGGCTGCTGGGCAGCTGGCTGAAGCTCTCTCACACTACCATTCGGCAGTGGGTGAGTACCAGCCTTGGGATACCAGTGCAAGGTACCAGCTGCCCAGTGGCTGATGCAGTTGGGGCATTGCCCAATTCTCTGGGGTAGAGGCTGCTCAGAGTGAACTGACAGATCTATTGGATCTGTGGGAGTAATTTAAAGGTATAGGAATCAGGCCAGGCAGTTTAAAACAGGAGAGGTAGAAGAATCAAACTGGAGCAAGTCTAGCCTGTTCTGCAGCAAAGAATGATGATCACTTATTAGCCATTAATAACTACAAAACACGCTAGGCCTGTTGCATAATAGGATCAGTGTGTTGTTTCAGTGTTATAGTCAGGCTTAATAATACAAAAGTAAAAAGTTGGCCCCGCTGTCAGGGCCTGGAtcaattaactttaaaaatattatcttaacTTCAAGcacttttaaaatcttctgatGCGAAATACAGTCTGTCAGGTTCTCCACAGTAGAAAATGCCTTTTCTAAGATATGACCATTTGTCAAAGGAAATAAGCTTATATATGACCTGCTATGACTCATTGCAAATGGGCCAAGTGTCTCTTACCTACAAAAATAGCACagtgctttcttctttctccttttcttcagtgGCTGCTCTCAATATTTGTATTCACATGTTTAATCTGCCATTCCTTCGACAAACATGGCAATTTCCTTCCCCACCACCGTTTTTTTAATCTTCGCAATAATGTGGTAGAGGAGATCAAATGGCAACATAATGACCAGCCCAGGATCCTCTGATAGGGTTCAGTTGTGGGCCTTCCATCTGGTTTCAGTCCAAGACTGTGTGACCCACCCCTGGCTGTTGCTGCAGGTTGAGATGCAGCCATTTGTATGTTGTGTCTGCTGTGAGATGTCTCAGGAAAGGATTTTTGCATTCTCACTCAAGAGTACCCAGTGAGGGACCACGTTGTGAGTTTCTGTGCTGCTTTTTTTGTGTCATGCATCACAAATGGAGGCAGAGCTGCAGGTTTGTTAGTTCTGAACACTAGCAAGGTTACCTGTTAGCACAGATAACAGCCTGCCTTCCTGCTACATATACAGTGAtgctgtttgcttgtttcttttccccccagaaattGATCCAAAAAATTACCTTACCTATTACAAACGGGCAACCATTTACCTGGCTATGGGCAAGTTTAAATCAGCACTGCCAGACCTCTCCAAAGCTATTGAACTCAAGCCGGATTTCCTGGTTGTAAGTTATTCTTACCTTCATCCTCTGTTCTCCTGTCCAAGCTGAGATGAAGCAGCAAGGGTTTCTTAAGAGAAAAGGGATTATTCTGGTCCCAAGATGCTGACctggtgttaaaaaaaagaaagaaagaaaacggGCTGTGTTCTTAGTTGGGGAAGGTGGCTCTGAAGTGTCTGATCTTCTTCACTTCCATAGGCCCGGCTTCAGCGAGGCAACATCCTTCTGAAACAAGGGTACACCCAGGAAGCAAAACAAGACTTTGAAGCCGTGGTAAGGAAAATGTCTGTTTCCAAAAACTGTGGAGGAGTCATGTTCATATTCCCTCCATGGCTGAGTACAGTTTAAAGATGTCCAGGGCCAGGTGTCACTCTTTTCACTTGTGTATCAACCACACCAGATTCCTTGGCAGTGTCAAATTCAGCCTTCCTGTATGTGCACATATCCTGGAAATGGTGCTGCAGTTAGTGAGCAACTTGGGGCAACCCACACCTGACAGGCTGTACTTCTGGATTAAAACCTTGGTGTTACAGAAAATAACTTTTTGAAATGGGGGAGGAGGGCTAAACAGGATTATCAACCTAGTGGATAACcaagatcaatgtttctcaacctcaagaaCTTTAAGGTGtacggactccaactcccagaatgccccagccagcatggagtccACAcacaagttgctgaggttgagaaacactgacctaaatgTTTCTCCAGCCACAGATGGACCATCTGTTGGAATCTCCCCATCCCATTTGATCCATCCTTAAAGGGGTGCTCTGTCATTCTCCCCTTGACAGCTCAAGCAGGGAGGTGGCCCTGGAAGCAGGACTTTTAAATACCTGTTCCTGTGGAATATTTAGCCCCCTGAAATCCAGATGTATGGCACCCAAACTCCTGTGTTTTCCTAGAGCAACAGAGCTCTGGCTTTTTAGGGAAACATTTGGAGATTAAGAGCTACAGCGGAGATCGTTAAGTAtttctgtcatttcttctttaatacTATCCTCACTGtgccactattattattattattttatgagttCCTATTTGATTATTAGCTACCTATGTAGCTGGGTGGAATAGAAACAttgctaaataaacaaaccagtGTCCAGAACTATTTGAATTTagcatttttctttaatatatgcaACAAGGAAAtgcagactgtgtgtgtgtgtgtaatttaaaATACCAATTTCACCAGCTCAAGAGCAATCCAGATGATGCAGAAGCCCAGAACCAGCTGTCAAGGGTTACAGAGCAAGAATTTTCCACGCAAGAAGCTCGGACTGCCTTGCAGAAAAAAAACTATCTGGGAGCGGTCAGTTTTCTGGATCGAGTAATTGAGGTACCTTCTTAATTCATCTTCTCTAAGTGAATGTAGTCTAGCAGACAGAGTATTTGACTCAAGCCAGACAACCTGGCACTGGAATTCTAAGCAGGAAACATTTGCCGGGGCCTCTCTTCTGTCCCAAGATGGTCTCCCTATCTTACAGTCCCTCTGGCGCTAGAATGCAAGGGTCAATATGCGCTGGTTTTGCTGGAGGCCAAGTAGGTCCAGAACATGTCTGAGGTATTTGAATGCCTTGAAGGCTGAACACAGCCCTGTCAAAGCAGTGACGTACAGTACATAGCATTTCTGGACCCAAGTGAAAAGTGTTGATCGCTCTTGTCAAGAAGATTTTACTTCCTGATGCACTTTTATTGTGATACATTCCACAAAACAAAGGGGCAGAGCAATGCAACTTTCATGCGTGACCACAAGGCCCAGCAGGCAATGTTTAAACAAAAGGTTCTTCAAAAACGGGTAATGTTTTTCAAGTGGCGGGTTCTCCAGCGGCTTTTTCCAACCCGTCAACTCCAGATTGATTGGGTCGTtgttggctggggatgattgGTGCTCTACTGCAGCACATCCAGAGAGCACCTGGTTAGGAAGACTGCATGAAGTTACCACAAAAAGGATAGGACAAGGCTGAGCAAAATACTTGCCTCCTTGCTTTATTTCAGATCTCCCCTTGGGATCCAGAAGCCAAAGAGCTGCGCTCCGAGTGCTACCTCCATCTTGGTGACTACAATAAGGCAATCATGGACTTGAAACCCACCACCAAGCTGCGGAATGACAACAGGGCTGCTTTCCTTAAGCTCAGCAAGCTTTATTACAACTTGGGAGAACATGAGGAGTCCTTAACGTGAGTGAGGCATGTAAATGTAATGTCATGTTTGCGCTTGTGGTACATACACAGCAGGTGGCAAGACACAGACCACCGACATCCCCAATGAACACTCTTCTGGAGACTGGTTGGAATGCTGAAATTCAGCAAAAACGAGGTGGATTGAGACATGCAAGCAGTAGCAGTTTGCGTCCAATTCCCACCTTGAAAATGAACTACACAATTGGCCACGGCCCTTCCTGTGATGTTCTGTGGGATGTGAATGGAGAACGGCAACACAGATCTGGCAGAAGGAGGCTGAATCTAGTGATCTGAAGTGGaagccagtacaggtagtccgtgTTTAgaaactgccctgtttagcagccattcacagttatggcagtgatgaaaaagtaactttacgaccagtccaGTTCATAAATCCATTTATGACCtgtgcagatctgtaaagcaaaggaaagctgaagtgagatcataagcatagttgtggtttcacttagcgactgcttcacttaatgactgagttgctggtcccggttgtggtcgctaaacgaggactacctgtaaataaagtGCGGGAAGAAGAAGGCATCTTTCCAGGGCATCTCAGAAGACCACAAGGAACGATTGTGACTGAATCCCCCATTGTTTTAAGCCAgaggttctcaaacattttgtctcaggacccctttactttctaaaaatgattgaggaccccaaagagctttggtttatgtgggttatatctattgacatttactgtattagaaaataaaattgaggggttttaatatatttatttacctgACTTTGCAGActcctgaaagggtctcagggaccACACATTGAGAATTGCTCCTTTAAGCCATTGATAATTTAAACAGAGTATGCAGCATAAATCACAGTTGACTGAGTTTGCTCCGGATGTGATGCCCTAAACATGGTTTGCAAGCCACATGACATGCTATTACCctttcgaggtaggccaggtcaaaaaaGAGGTGCAGCCGAGAATCCAGGAATACGCTTCGttgttgtagggtagaataacacAATCTTGGAAGCccatcagagtttctctctgctccATTTTACACCAAGTAAACTCAAggcggggttattttgagtttcttcacACACACAGACTGAGTCATCTCTCCTGAAACTTCCCCCTTAATGGCTTGGTGGCTTCTTCCTTGTTCCCAAGGCCAGGTCTGCATTCCTTTACACGTGCCAAACCAAGAGCAGGGAAGTCACATTATGCCTTAGCAGAATTTGGGAGCCCAAGTCATGTAGCCTGAACTCGTTGCTTCCCTTCCCAGACATAGCCATACCCTGCCTCTTGCGCATGATCCCAGGGATAAGGATAGGCGGGGTTGCGATGATGATCTGACAGCTCACTGTGTAGAAACCCTTGGCCAGTAAACACATCTCATATAGTTCCTTTCCACGACATcgcctttggaacatcattctcccagaACTTAGACTGGCGCCTCCCCTTGTGGCCTTTAGGAAGGGCtggaagacttggctttgccatctggcttgGGGCTCTGGTGGTGGCGGTGTGGAGCCTGCTAAATGGCCACCCTGGTAGTCAGCTGGATTGCACTCTCGCAGATTACGTTTTTTCatgattttaataatattttcattgcttttaatGTGTTCTAATGGTTTCTCTTGTatgattttggttatttttgGTATGTTGCATGTGCGTGTGGGTGTTTTACCTTTGCCAGCCGCCCAGAGCCACATatgggagatgggtggctatataaattgtgagatgggtggctatatgaatagaacagataaataaataagcaaaaagtAAACAGCAACAGCCAGAGTTCCCCAATAGAGAAAGGTCAGATACAAAAgcagttttataaaaaaaaatgcataaaaaagaGCCTCATAATTTCTGGGGGACATTATTCAGCTAGGAGGCCCCTTAGCAGAGGGCTTCTTTCTGCCTCAGCCCCCTGCCTGTTCAGTGGAAGGTTTCAGACATCTCCCTCCTCCAGCTCCCGCTGCCTTGTCTTAACCCAGCCTTCTCTGCAGGCAAGCGCGGGAATGCCTGAAGCTGGACCAGGACGACAAGGACTGTTTTTCCCACTACAAGCAAGTGAAGAAACTCACCAAGCAGCTGGAATCTGCTGAGGAGCATGTCAAAGCTCAGAGGTGATCTTCCCATCCTGGGTTTTCTGTATGCATGGATGTCGGTATTTAAGCTGACTTTGGCATTAACAACTGTTGAGATTTCAACAGCCATCTTTGCATGCTTTCTGGTTTATCCTTACAACACATTGAGGTCGAACGACACAAGCCATATGGATAAAATACTTGGGCAAGCTGGTAAGAAGGATATGGATAAGGTGGTCCTTTCTGTGGTTGAATCCCAGAAACAGGATCGAGGAATATGGAGGTCTGCTATTGATGATACTCATTTTCCAAAATCAGgtccttttttaatgttccatGAAGGGTCTTGATGCTGAATCAAGCCATTTATTCTTGAAGCCCAAGACTTTTGAGTCTGGTGGCTCTCAAGAATAACAGCAGTAGGATTTGCCCCAATTTAGCAGCTCAAGGTTTTTTTTAGCTGGAGCACCCCAAGCACCTCGAGATCATAGAGAGCGCCCAAATTGGTATAAGGCACTTTCGTATGACTTTAAAGGAATTGGAGATGGGTGGGGTTAGGTAACTTCTGGACAATAATGTCTTGCCAGCTAGCTGTGGAGACATATAAGCCAGTGGCCATTTCCATGACATCTCATGGTAGTGAATTCTAGAAGATAATAAGGCGAAGTAGTCGTTTATTATCAGTTGTTTGAAGGACTACTTCAttcccatttcattttcttgATAAAGTTCCCCAGGGGAATTTGTCTTACTGTGAGACAGGGAATATTTCCTCTCTCCAACACAGTTCAAAATGTAAACCCCTGTCAtgatttccattttcttctgtcATCTACTGGAAGGTGTTAATAGTGCTGAATCTAATTCATAGTTCCACTTTTAGCAAACAAAAACCCGATCCAAATCAGTGAAATACGTAAGTCTCAGAGTGTTTTATAACAGATGATGCTTGCAAATGCAGTCTAGTAATTTAATGCACCTGCCCAATTAATTTAAAAGCCTGAAGCCCTGGAATGAGAAGGGGAGTCAAAAATGGTAGTCTGCCCTTTCAGTGAGATCATCACCCTCTTGCTAAAGACCCCATGGGTTGTagctgccctccagaaatggggAAGAAGGACGCCCACCCCTTTTAGATCTCAAGGCTCACCAGCTGTGTTCCctgtcccatgttgtttcttctctgccattgcctAAAAACAGGTATACAGATGCCATTGAGAAGTATAAGGCAGCCATGAAAACGGAGCCCAACGTAGAGATCTACACCATTAAGGCAAAAGGACGGATCTGCCACTGTTTATCCAAGGTAGAGGCTGAACTCAGGGAACTCCTTTGAAATGAATCGGGATTTGGGTCCCAGGGGATTAACAACCCCATTTGAGAAGCTGCATATGCCATATAATGCAACAAAAGGAGGATGGAAGTTAGAATGCTTTGCTTAATCCCATAATGTTGAAATTGGCATCTGTGCTTACTTTCTGGCTCTGCCATCAGTCCCCTGTACGTCTGGTACTGTTGCTTGGCCTTTCTGAGATTTTGCTTGTATAAAAGGGGACGTGGTCCTTTATCTCAGAGAAGACCCCTGCCTCCATGGCTCCAAATGCAGCCTTGGCCGAGCTGatcttctccagatgttttggagggccAGGCTGGTCATAGATAGTAGGAATTGTaacccaatacatctggaagacactGGGATTGTAAAAAGATGCACTGCGGACAttgtccagatattttggactattaTTCTCTTGACCCTTCAGCTAGCTAGAAGAAACTGCATGGGATGCGTTTACTTGTCCAACCCTGGAACCATTACTTGTCCACCCATTagaaaggcattaaaaacctggctttttccttGGGTGCTGGGGACAGGATAATGTGAGTCCTCATCTCAAGGAAGATAACAATTGCAAGTTCCTGATGGCCTATCGAGGGTTTGTTTACATTTTGATGGAATTGGCTGTCTGTTTTTGCTTATTTTGGGGGCTTatagtaagctgcccagagtcacattgttccgtttgggcagccatataaatttcttaaataaataagtaaataaaattaactgGAGGACGTGTTTAATTAGAGCCCATTGTGAGATCCTGTGGGAGGTTGAAGCAGATGACAGGACTGGCCTGGGAAAAGATGTGTGAATGTGTTAGCCGGAAAAAGAACAGCACAAACAGTGGTCACATTTT includes:
- the ADAT3 gene encoding probable inactive tRNA-specific adenosine deaminase-like protein 3, which encodes MEPDSKRRKTAEPSGASSWQVRPVLSERESQGVRLMPVYAAPVLDKKETCRLVKEVSAIYPLSDYPHLKRIRASLSAGSPHPLEIILCLASLNGEQAGLQSLTELFPGGQVDLCGLGKPFLAQVPACAPLTRPQYEEAVLHWPVSFHENKRISQALKGCLFSPLEKATMQNHMELAIQAARQGSRQGMEPVGAAVVDPATGRVLAVGHDCRDGSNPLLHAAMVCVDLVAHSHGGGAYSYKDYPACTFLHVDLSSHPPPPPLGDGLPYICTGFDMYLTREPCVMCAMALVHSRIQRVFYGTPSPHGALGTAHHIHSRRDLNHRYEVFRGILEDQCQCLALLSVDKESA
- the LOC134495831 gene encoding dnaJ homolog subfamily C member 3-like, producing MESGQQPVWRSLGLLGRGADSPGLGPGNCERRLLWAASLLCVLLDLQLPGLLAAGQAEIDNHLEMGRKLLAAGQLAEALSHYHSAVEIDPKNYLTYYKRATIYLAMGKFKSALPDLSKAIELKPDFLVARLQRGNILLKQGYTQEAKQDFEAVLKSNPDDAEAQNQLSRVTEQEFSTQEARTALQKKNYLGAVSFLDRVIEISPWDPEAKELRSECYLHLGDYNKAIMDLKPTTKLRNDNRAAFLKLSKLYYNLGEHEESLTQARECLKLDQDDKDCFSHYKQVKKLTKQLESAEEHVKAQRYTDAIEKYKAAMKTEPNVEIYTIKAKGRICHCLSKSKQIVEAIDLCSEAHRLDPRNTFILRDRAEAFILNEEFEKAIEDYQEAREFDGENEELKDGLERAQKLLKQSKKRNYYKILGIQRNANKQEIIKAYRKLAQQWHPDNFQSEDEKKEAEKKFIDIAAAKEVLTDPEMRQKFDSGEDPLDPENQQGGSGHQHQWASEFNPFGSGNFHFKFHFN